tAGTTGCTgaacaataagtatgacaatgtttcatgaaattgtctgcacgatatcaaaacagaggactgtacgatcccttatctaaaggataggttattgataagatcagagttgacagcatctttgagagctacgattgctgatcagattgtatttgcatttatagttactagacttatccaagtgggagactgttggattagtgtctaaggctgtaactatatttggtaagtacttgacccgattgtgcatggtccttttgggttgccttcaccatagcaacttgacagggtgacttatatagagagaagagatattattatattaatgtattataagaataatatgttaaaggaataataatattaatttgattaatataagtcataaattaattaggaattaatttggtgacttaaagagattaattgaagaaatgggtataaactgtcaaatgtgtgatagttgtattttgagctaagaatccttatggatatgggttgggcgattttagggatgtggataacctagaaatcatccaaggcttatctaggagggatattggattgctttgaggctaagttatccaattagggttttagggtgaaaccctaggagctcacagtataaatagacccttggggttgtggaaatcgacacctttgttattggagtaaccctagagccgatttccctcttccttacctctctcaaatcatcttcttgctagttggtgtttgtaagccattagaggagtgacaattgtgactctaagctccaaagaagaagaaggtttcaagcaagtaactcaaggtacaATTCTaaatctgttttcatatgttttgattggtagtttacattagatctagccatgaatgtcttggatatattgcatgttcaattagagaaacctagatccaagcaattagggtttgcatgtgcacataggaaagttcttatggctcaaacccatcagtaacATCCTTTTTCGAGAGAATCTTAACTTGAAGATTCGGGTTGTAATTGATCTGTCTCGGGTCTTAAAGGATCGAGTTTGGATCAAAAGGAATAAGGTTCTTGGGATTAGTATTAAGAGTTTGGGCTTAGGGTGATATTGGGCTTAAATCAGATTTTGGGTTTGCTAGCCCAAGTGTAGCACGACGTGGGACGTTGCTTAATAAAGAATATGTTTTAATTGGTGACAACGACGTGGCAAGAGAATAGCCACGACGTAATGAACGTTGCAACCCAAGCCCATGGAATTCAGAGTTTCTTCAATATTTAAAGGCTTAAACTCAAGGATTAGGTAATCCTCTTCAGCCTCCAACCTTCCAacacgaaaccctagcctccatccaTGATTGAGCACATGTTGTTTGAATTTTGGTGAAGCTTGACGAAAGAGGAACCCCATTTTGGTGCAAGGAAGCAAGGAGCTAGCTTGAATCCATCATCTTATTCAGATTTTTGAGTTATTTgaagtataaagttcataccttgacctTGTTCTTCTAGATGCAAGTTTGAGCTTAAATTGGATGAATGGATGCTCTTAGAGTTTAAGGAACTCCAAACCTTGCTATGTCACCCTAATGGTCATTATGCTTATGATGAGTAAGAAAAAGAGCCATGTTTGGAATTACCTTAAGTCCATGCACAAGGACTTGACCTTTGGGGGACTTAATGGACTTAGGGTTGTAGATCTTGCTTTGTGGTGATTTCCTAatggataaaattggaaactttatccattaagttatTGAGAAGAATAGATATGAAGTTTTGAGCCTTAATCTGAACGGATTAAGTGTTTAATGAAAAAAATGGCTTCTGACCTAAAACCAAGACGTAGCCAAGAGCTTGCCATGATGTGGTGGCATGCTGCAATTCAACCATTTTGTCCTGACTTGGCCACGACATGGCCGAGAGCTTGGCACAACGTGGTAGTTGTTGACTTGTTGATCATTGACTTTTGTTAATCGTTGACTATTGAATTATGACTATTTTAACTGTGGGTCAAACTTCAAGGATTTTGGTTGTTGATTGAGGATTGATCTTTATTTAGGTTTTTTGGTTTGCGGGTCAAATCAGTGCGAGGAGTTGAGAGTGTTGTTGTGCTTCATGAGGTAttcgattcaggtgagtttcctcattatACTACGTGTTGCAGTGTATATCCTTGCATGATAGGATATAAAGGAGTAGTGATATGCTGGTTAGAGTATCATTAGGATTGGTAATCATTGTAGTAAATATCATACGGGTTGTATGTATTCATGTAAGATAACATACAGGCTATTGATCTAGACTTTCCtgtttgttccttgtttggttgtgaggAGTTGAGGAGGTTGTTTGTGTACGGTAGGCCAAGATACTCAGGCGGGCCAACTTATGTTGAAGCCCAAGGGTGGACCAGTCCACGACTGAAGGTCGATGTGTATATGCTAGTATGTATATTGTGGCGTAtaatattttgggaaactcactaagctttgacttacacttgtggattaaatgtttttcagctacttttgatgatcgcgggaaggcggagACGTGAGTGTATACTCATCAGCAACATTGGTATTCCGCATTTATTATGATGCTctgatttttatataatttgtaaTTTGAACAAATGAGTTTTCTTAACTTGTGTTTTATGAAAATGGTGTTTTATCTCAATTATGAATAAAAATTTTGTTGTAAaaatgggacattacaagttTTGTTAGTACCCCTAGTCTATGTTTTTATATGAGattattagaaagaaaaaaaaaaaaaaaaaacattttttataatAAACCAATACGCATTCACGGTGAAAGAATTTGATCGAGGATTTCACAACGTTAAACTTTAGCTTGTTATTTGTTCCATTCAAAGTTATAATTTTCCTTACGACAAAATGCAACTTAGAACATAATTAACTAGAAATCACTGGTATATAATGATTTTAGTTGGTAATGATTTAAATgattaaaataataagaaaaaaagcTTGAAACTAGAAAAAAGTATTATACATTTTGCCTAAAGATGTCAATAGGACCAAACATGATGAAGTAACCTCCTTCGCCACTATCTCTAATTCCGTTGGTTCCTTAACCCCAAACTCCCCAACCACTCTCACACCTTCGTTTGATCTGAAATCCCTTGTTTAACTTTATTTCATATTCTTCCACCCTATTGTCTAAAGTCTTAAACATTATGCTAATTATTCAGATACAACACATACACATTCCATAATGGTTAAtctaaatttaatatttatttatataaataaaatagttaAATATAGGATAATACTTGAGGAATCCATTCAAGATATTCGGGACAGAGTGCGGCCATCCCGCCCTCGAAAACTGAACAGGTTTAAACCACCCAACCCAAAAACATTGTAAGGTAATCTGCTATACACAGCACAAAACATTTCATGGTCTAGGTGGCAACAGCCACCAACCACGAACACCATCCTAAAGTTTAGTGGTTGGTAGTAGTCATGGTGCATTGTTATGTATACCACGAAAGACCACATGGTTGACGTGGCACCACCACCATAGCAGTGACCACATGGTTGATGTGGCACCACCACCATAGCAGTTAACGATGAATATAGTGGATGATCCAAGACCGGACGGAACGTTACAAAAAGGAGCTGCGAGAGGTGTTCCCACACATTGGAACACAGCATCTCTACCGGAAAGGAGGTTCAGGAAGGAAGCGAGTGATAAAGACCCCATATTTTGTCTTCTAATTTGAGTGGttaggtttttttattttttatttttttaatatttattaaattatatacctaccaaaaaattataaaaaaatatatcaaaaattcATGGTTTTGAATTCCCTATAAAATGAATATAATACTTATatgaaatatatttataaaaaaatagaaCAAAAGATCTTTCCTATTTGGTTTTTTTGTAAgggaaaaaaataagaaaataactgGCGTGGCAGACAAAAGTGAGGGATTTTTCCCACATACCTTCAGGTATAACTGTATAAGAACAAACCACAAGGATGCAGGTCCCACAAGGTGGGGTTTTTGACATTCCTATAGCAATAAGAAATAATAGtagtaattaaaaaaaacattcatttgtggtaaaaaaaaaaaaaaaaaaaaaaaaaagagggaaGGGTATCATTGGGAAAACAGGCAGGAGAATCGATTCCATGTTTGATATGTAGAGAGAATGATTTTTAGGTCATTTTTTCAGGATTTACCCAACAAGATTTAACTAGTAAAAACCTAAAACCCCTATAATAACCAACCAAACCTACACAAACCATCCCCAAGGGTTGAAAAGTCAGTCAAGACTCTGCCACTTCAGCACCAGAAGGAGCATGATGGTTGCTGCCATTGGAGTAatgaccaccaccaccacccctgCCGCCTCCTCTTCCCCTACCACCACCATTGTAGTTCCTTGGGTAATAATTTCCTGGCTGCTCATTGTACTGGTTACGTCCACCGTTCTGGTAGGGTCCACCTCTGCCACCACTTCGGCCACCACGCCCATTTCCATAACCACCTCTACGACCACCATTACCAACATTCCGACCACCACCACCTCTTTGGTTGTGGTAGCTCCGGCGAGGTACATACTGTTCCTTGTTGTCAGCACCACTAGGATGTGTTTCAACGGATATTTCAGCTGTTTCCTCAACCTTCTGAGAATCTTTGACTGGAATAGACTGCTCTTCTTCACCATTCTCATTTCTTTGGAAATTTGTAACATCATCttcctgcaaaaaaaaaaaagtttgtgtGATTATGGACTAATTCTTCTAATAGTTAGGCTACAAAGAAACTTAAGGTTGTAAGAATACAGAATACACACCATTGGTGaatgttcataagcatttagtgttgATGTTAACCATGTGTTATTTTTCTTAATACTTACTGTTGAAGAGTAATCACCAGTAGTATATAAGATGAATGGATGATATAAGTTGAAAGACTCATTGAGGATAATATAGGCGTAAAACATTCTCCACTACTTTCAATAACAATTGGTTTTGATTTGGTCTATTTAAACTCACATATATGCTGTATCATTTATAAAATCAACACCACATTAAAGAGTAGACCTTCATGGGAACTACAATGCTAAgcccaaaatcaccaaaaatcagCACTAGAAAGAAACCCAAAGATTTTACCTGTTGATCATGTTGAGTAACTGAGTTTTCCACCTGCACTGGAACTTGGAAACCATAATTTCCAGCTGCTTCAGCAGCTACATCAGCAGTTACTTTCATCGCTGGTGTTATTCTGAAGAAATCTGACCCGATGATTTTTGCTAACTTCTCTCTCAGAGCAGCATCTGTAAAGAGTAAAGAACATGTGTCAATGAATATAAACTCATTCACATAAACAATGTAGTTAGGTAAAATAAGATTTCATCTTACAAGTAACATCAGAGTTCGAATCAATAGGTTGTTCAGACTTGGAAAGCCAAAGCTTTGCGTGTTCAATGCATCTTTGTAATGCATTCTGGTGTGAAAAACTCGAATCTCTAGGTCTCGAAATCAATAGAGAACCCATCATTGAGATCAAATCCAAATCCCTCTCTCCTAGCATTACAGCAGCGGCATCATCGGTAACATAATCGTATGTCAAGCAACAGTTCCTTTCGTGCGTCTTTGTAAGCATAATCGAACTGAAATCACTCTGAGATTTCACATCAAACATGCTGCCGAAGTAAATCAAGCTCAATAGATCCTCAACAAGCAAATCACTCTGCGGCGCCGCTACATTTTCCGCACTATCTAGGGTTTTACTTATATTATCACCATCAACTTCCTTACCATTGTTTTCGGATGCTTTGACTTGACGGTGCTTGATAGCAAGATTGATCTCTTCATCAATGGCGACGGATAAAGGCTGACGAAACTTCTCGAGCTCGTCGACAGCGGCGACGATCGCAGGTTTTGATTTCAGAAGTTCTTCTTGCTCTTTGTTTTTGATGACGGATTTCCCTTGAGAAACTGATTCCTCAAGCTGAGCGATACGGTTGAGTTTTTTCCTTAGGTTACGAATGCGCTTGTTAATGAGAGTCAGGACTGGTCCATCTGTGACATCAGAAGCCGCCGCGGCTGACGCCATTGTGTTGGGTGTACGACTAGGGAGTAGGGAATTAGTATGGAGGTTTGCCCCACCGTAGACGGCGGTGGGAGAGTGGGGCGAGGGTTTTTAGTAGGGTTTGGAGAGGAAGATGGAAGAGGTTGGGGAACTTAAAAAGGCCTTGGGGAGAGTAGATCATCCCGGGAGTTTTTCTAGTTGAAGAGTGTTGAAAGTTATTTTAGTTTTAAACCCTACATTTTAATAAAATACAGTTACATACCTTAAATTCATTCTATTACAATTGTGTGTTTTTGGGAGACCTTTTGTATCTTCTTAGTTCTTATGCACTTTTTagaaaaaacgaaattttttggtttttttaaaatattatttagtgTTTACCAAACAATTTTTTAACAttggtt
The genomic region above belongs to Lactuca sativa cultivar Salinas chromosome 4, Lsat_Salinas_v11, whole genome shotgun sequence and contains:
- the LOC111909776 gene encoding uncharacterized protein LOC111909776, with the protein product MASAAAASDVTDGPVLTLINKRIRNLRKKLNRIAQLEESVSQGKSVIKNKEQEELLKSKPAIVAAVDELEKFRQPLSVAIDEEINLAIKHRQVKASENNGKEVDGDNISKTLDSAENVAAPQSDLLVEDLLSLIYFGSMFDVKSQSDFSSIMLTKTHERNCCLTYDYVTDDAAAVMLGERDLDLISMMGSLLISRPRDSSFSHQNALQRCIEHAKLWLSKSEQPIDSNSDVTYAALREKLAKIIGSDFFRITPAMKVTADVAAEAAGNYGFQVPVQVENSVTQHDQQEDDVTNFQRNENGEEEQSIPVKDSQKVEETAEISVETHPSGADNKEQYVPRRSYHNQRGGGGRNVGNGGRRGGYGNGRGGRSGGRGGPYQNGGRNQYNEQPGNYYPRNYNGGGRGRGGGRGGGGGHYSNGSNHHAPSGAEVAES